In Natronococcus sp. AD-5, the genomic window TCCGACGCCTTCGGGATGTCCTCCGGCTCTTCCTCCCCGATCTCCGGCGAGCGTTCGCCTTCCGTTTCGGCGGTCAGCGCGCCGACGGAGACGCGGGTTTCCTCGCCGCGAGCGGCGTCCGAGAGGGTCGTCGTCCGGGTCGCACGCCCCCAGCCGAGACCGATGATACTCATCGTCGCGATGACGACGAAACTCGCGGGAATCCCGATCCACGAGAGGCCGACGACGATCGTCGAGCTGATGACCGCGACGACGATCGCCGCCGTCAGCGGGAGGTTCGTGATGTCGTTTCCGAGCGTGTCGAGCGTCCGGCGGGCGATCGTGAAACACCCGACCGTGACGGCGGCCGAGCCGAGCAGGATCAGCGGAATCATATCGACACCGGTGCCGTAGATCGGTGCGATGGCGTTGGCGATGTTACTCGTCCCCGAGGAGAAGCCCATCAGACAACCGATCCCGACGACCACGAACGCGCCCGTGATCTCCCGGCGAGTCGCATCGTCGCCGAACTGGAGTCGAGGGACCGCGCCGGAGCGATCGACCGTGATCATCTGCCGTCCCTCCCGGTTACCTTCGATGGCGATCCACTCGTTGATCCGCG contains:
- a CDS encoding inorganic phosphate transporter translates to MSEVLLVVGLLVAAFVGYNIGGATTGPAFGPAVGANVITKLMAAALMSVFFFLGAITIGPNVVDTLGQELVTDTSIFTLRSNVAVLFFIGGALFVGNYAGVPASTSMTAVGAISALGFATGELDWSVLGEIVVWWIVAPIIGFWVAGVVGRYFYPRINEWIAIEGNREGRQMITVDRSGAVPRLQFGDDATRREITGAFVVVGIGCLMGFSSGTSNIANAIAPIYGTGVDMIPLILLGSAAVTVGCFTIARRTLDTLGNDITNLPLTAAIVVAVISSTIVVGLSWIGIPASFVVIATMSIIGLGWGRATRTTTLSDAARGEETRVSVGALTAETEGERSPEIGEEEPEDIPKASDLFDPATTARVILMQNVVPVISTVGAFLTFQFVPIFGL